In Lotus japonicus ecotype B-129 chromosome 5, LjGifu_v1.2, one genomic interval encodes:
- the LOC130717762 gene encoding exocyst complex component SEC3A — MAKSSADDVELRRACEAAIEDPKQKIVLSLRVAKSNGILGKSSKLGRQMAKPRVLALSTNSKGQRPTAFLRVFKYSTGGVLEPAKLYKLKHLSKVEVIANDPSGCTFTLGFDNLRSQSVAPPQWTMRNTDDRNRLLLCILTICKDVLGRLPKVVGVDVVEMALWAKENTSAVSTQSHMQDGGPVASSVTERELKVNVEKELVSQAEEEDMEALLGTYVMGVGEAEEFSERLKRELQALEAANVHAILESEPLINEVLQGLESATNCVDDMDEWLNVFNVKLRHMREDIASIETRNNNLEMQSVNSKSLIEELDKLLERLRVPSEYAACLTGGSFDEARMLQNVEACEWLTSALRGLEGPNLDPSYANMRAVKEKRAELEKLKSTFVRRASEFLRNYFASLVDFMISDKSYFSQRGQLKRPDHADLRYKCRTYARLLQHLKSLDKNCLGPLRKAYCSSLNLLLRREAREFANELRASTKASRNPTVWLEGSTGSGQNVNATDTSTVSDAYAKMLTIFIPLLVDESSFFAHFMCFEVPTLVPPGGVVNGNKAGYDDDDDDLGIMDIDDNDSKSGNNSAELTALNESLQDLLDGIQEDFYAVVDWAYKIDPLRCISMHGITERYLSGQKADAAGFVRLLLGDLESRISAQFSRFVDEACHQIERNERNVRQMGVLSYIPRFATLATRMEQYIQGQSRDLVDQAYTKFVSVMFATLEKIAQTDPKYADIFLFENYAAFQNSLYDLANIVPTLAKFYHQASEAYEQACTRHISMIIYYQFERLFQFARRIEDLMFTVAPEEIPFQLGLSKMDLRKMLKSSLSGVDKSITAMYKKLQKNLTSEELLPSLWDKCKKEFLDKYESFAQLVAKIYPTETIPSVAEMRDLLASM, encoded by the exons CCTGCAAAACTGTACAAGCTAAAGCACCTCTCAAAAGTGGAAGTTATAGCAAATGATCCCAGTGGATGTACATTTACACTG GGATTTGATAACCTTAGGAGCCAGAGCGTGGCTCCTCCTCAATGGACAATGCGCAATACTGATGACAG GAATCGCCTCCTTCTTTGCATCTTGACCATCTGCAAAGATGTTTTGGGCCGCCTTCCTAAGGTTGTTGGTGTAGATGTTGTGGAGATGGCTCTTTGGGCTAAG GAAAATACATCTGCTGTTTCTACTCAAAGCCACATGCAAGATGGTGGTCCTGTGGCATCTTCTGTGACTGAGAGAGAGTTGAAAGTCAATGTTGAGAAGGAACTTGTCTCTCAGGCAGAGGAAGAGGACATGGAGGCTCTTTTGGGGAC TTATGTCATGGGTGTTGGTGAGGCAGAAGAATTTTCTGAAAGGTTGAAGAGAGAACTCCAGGCTCTGGAAGCAGCTAACGTGCATGCCATTTTAGAAAGTGAACCTTTGATAAATGAG GTGTTGCAAGGGCTTGAATCAGCAACGAATTGTGTGGATGATATGGATGAATGGTTAAACGTATTCAATGTGAAACTCCGACACATGAGGGAAGATATTGCATCA ATAGAAACCCGCAATAACAACTTGGAAATGCAATCAGTAAATAGCAAATCTCTCATTGAGGAGCTTGATAAGCTTCTTGAGCGATTGCGTGTTCCATCTGAG TATGCAGCATGTTTGACAGGTGGTTCCTTTGATGAAGCTCGAATGCTTCAAAATGTTGAAGCATGTGAATGGTTGACCAGTGCCTTGCGTGGTCTAGAAGGGCCTAATCTAGACCCTTCCTATGCAAACATGAGAGCT GTTAAAGAGAAGCGTGCAGaacttgaaaaattaaaatctacTTTTGTCAGGAGAGCTTCTGAATTCTTGAGAAATTACTTTGCCAGTCTGGTGGACTTCATGATAAGCGACAAAAGTTACTTTTCTCAG CGGGGACAATTGAAGAGGCCTGATCATGCGGACCTGCGGTACAAGTGCAGGACATATGCACGCCTTTTGCAACATTTGAAG AGTCTTGACAAGAATTGCTTGGGTCCTTTGAGAAAAGCTTATTGCAGTTCTCTAAACTTGCTTCTTCGCAGGGAG GCCCGCGAGTTTGCAAATGAACTCCGTGCTAGTACTAAAGCATCTAGAAATCCAACTGTTTGGCTTGAAGGTTCCACAGGTTCTGGTCAGAATGTAAATGCTACCGACACTTCTACAGTCTCTGATGCTTATGCAAAGATGCTCACGATTTTCATCCCACTTCTGGTGGATGAG AGTTCTTTTTTTGCACACTTCATGTGCTTTGAAGTTCCTACTCTTGTTCCTCCAGGAGGTGTCGTTAATGGCAACAAAGCTGGATAtgatgatgacgatgatgatTTGGGAATTATGGACATTGATGACAATGACAGCAAATCTG GTAATAATTCTGCAGAGCTTACCGCTTTGAATGAGTCACTTCAGGATTTACTAGATGGAATTCAA gaagacttctatGCTGTTGTGGACTGGGCATACAAAATTGATCCTTTACGCTGCATATCAATGCACGGAATAACAGAACGCTATCTCTCTGGTCAGAAAGCTGATGCTGCAGGATTTGTACGTCTTTTGCTTGGTGACCTGGAGTCGCGGATATCTGCACAGTTCAGTCGT TTTGTTGATGAAGCTTGccaccaaattgaaagaaatgaACGCAATGTTCGCCAAATGGGTGTCCTATCCTACATTCCCAG ATTTGCAACCCTTGCAACTCGAATGGAGCAGTACATCCAGGGACAGTCTAGGGATTTGGTTGACCAAGCATACACAAAATTT GTTAGTGTAATGTTTGCGACTTTGGAAAAAATTGCTCAAACAGATCCAAAGTATGcagatatttttctttttgagaACTATGCCGCTTTTCAGAATAG TTTATATGACCTTGCCAACATTGTGCCCACTTTGGCCAAGTTTTATCATCAAGCTAGTGAAGCCTATGAACAAGCTTGTACGCGCCATATTAGCATGATTATCTACTAT CAATTTGAGCGTCTTTTCCAATTTGCACGAAGGATTGAGGACTTGATGTTCACTGTTGCACCTGAAGAG ATTCCTTTCCAGCTTGGGCTGTCAAAAATGGATCTACGGAAGATGTTAAAATCCAGTTTATCTGGG GTTGACAAATCCATTACGGCTATGTATAAGAAACTACAGAAGAATTTAACTTCCGAGGAACTGTTACCTTCCTTATGGGACAAATGCAAG AAGGAGTTTCTTGATAAGTACGAAAGTTTTGCCCAACTTGTGGCTAAGATTTACCCTACTGAGACAATCCCATCTGTAGCGGAGATGAGAGACCTTTTAGCTTCCATGTAA